GCCGAAGCACCCACCGAATTTCCCCACATCTTCACCCAATATGAATACCCGCGGGTCCCTTCTCATCTCATTCCTTATAGCTTCTCTTAAGGCTTCAGCATACGTTAATTGTCTCATCTTATTCTCCCTTCCTCCACAAGGTCTGTATAGATATCTTCTACAGCAGAGGTCTCCTCTGGGTAGGGGCTCTCTTCTGCAAACCTCACAGCTTCTTCCAGTTCTCTAATTATGTTGCATTCAATTTCCTTTAATTCCTCTTCTGTAACAATATTATTATCCAATATATACCGGGCCAGCCTGGGAATCGGATCCCTTGCCACCCATTCTTCTACTTCTTCCTTTGGCCTGTACACCGTCGGATCCCCTTCAAAGTGACCTCTCCACCTGTACGTCTTGCACTCGATAAGTGTTGGCCCAGCACCCTCTCTTGCCCTTTTCACAGCTTCCCGGGCTGCTTCATATACGGCCAGCACATCATTGCCGTCTACAGTAACACCGGGGAAGCCGTAAGCTATCGCCCTGTCCGCAATATCGGCTATTGCCTGGTGCCTGTCCTGCCTCATGGATATTCCATAAAGGTTATTCTCACATACAAACACAACAGGCAATTTCCATATGGAAGCCATATTTAATGCCTCATGAAAAGTTCCCTCGTTTGAAGCTCCATCGCCAAAGAAGCACACCGCCACCTGGTCGGTGCGTCTTAATTTTGCCGACAGTCCGGCACCCACGGCTATAGGCAGGCCCCCGCCTACTATGCCATTGGCTCCTAAGATTCCTTTCTGGACATCGGCAATATGCATTGAGCCTCCCTTGCCTTTACAGTATCCCGTCGCCTTGCCGAAGAGCTCGGCCATCATAAATTTGAGGTCTCCACCCTTGGCGATCAGGTGTCCGTGCCCTCTATGAGTACTGGTTATATAGTCTTTATCTGTTAAATTTTCACAAACTCCTACAGCCGTGGCTTCCTCACCTATGTACAAATGGACAAAACCGAGAATCTTTCCCCGGGCGAATAATTCCGACACCTTTTCCTCGAACTTTCTGATCTTATTCATTTTGGTGTACATATCCAGAAGCAATTCTTTTGTTAAATCCACAAATATCCCTCCTTCCTCATTCTATACCAACCGTTACACAGGCAACGGCAACTTCTATACTGTCATTTATGTCTCCAAATTGAGCCAGATTGAGACCCGAAACCCTCATTCCACCTTCCACCGCTTTTACAGACTTTTTCCCTATCGGCAATAATTCCTTTATGGCGTCTTCATCAATCTCCTCGGGCCTCGATACCGCTACCGTAACTTCTACGATCACATCGTCCAGATTATCAAGATTTAGAATTTCAGCAAGCCCACACAGGCAACTGTGAGAAATTGCATCTTTCACAGCTTTTTTAGCTGCGTTGTTCACATCCTGTCCATGGAGGTCAACCCCATATCCAAATTCGATCACAAATCTTCTTATAAAACTACCTCCTTTCTCATACTCATATTTTTTCACGTTAAAAACTTTTTATATGTTGCTTTCTTTTCTTGGGATATAATATACGCAAAGTTCGTGCCAAACAAAAAAGCCCGTATTTCCTCGGGCTTTAGGTCCACGTGTCTCAATTGTGATACAGTGCAATTTCTCATTATTGATAATATTGTACAATATAATGCAGATTTCCAAACCATATAAACCTAATCAAAAATCTCATTTTGATTCATTTTTATGGATTTCAAGTCTATATTATATTTTCTAATCTTTCGATACATCGTAGCCCTGCTTATATTAAGAAGTTCAGCTGCTCTCTTCACGTTGCCTTTGCAATTTAAAAGAGCATTTTTTACATTTTCTCTTTCTAGAGTCTCAAAAGGAAGAATCGCATCTAAATTAATTTTGCCCATTTTCGCACTTCGAAGTATGTTATCCGGTAAATATTCTTCTGTAATGACATCACCTTCACACAAATAATACGACCTTTCTATCGCGTTCTGAAGCTCTCTTACATTTCCTGGCCAGTCGTAATTTTTTAATTTTTTAATATATTCCTTGCTTAACATCTTGGGATGAGCCGCATTTTTGTGGTTTAGCCTGTCTATAAAATAATGGGCCAGCAATTCTATGTCCTCTTTTCTGTCCACCAGGCGCGGCAGTTTTATGTTTATAACATTAAGCCTGTAATAAAGATCCCCTCTAAAATTTTTCCTTTCCACCTCTTCCCTTAGGTTCCTGTTCGTGGCAGCTATTATCCTCACATTGAGCCTTTTTTCATGCGTCCCTCCAATTCTGGTAATCCTCTTATTATCCAGAACTCTTAATAGTTTAGACTGCAGGTCCAGGGGCAGCTCTCCGATCTCATCGAGGAATATCGTACCGCCATCGGCCAATTCAAATTTGCCCGGATGCCCCTCCTTCAATGCTCCTGTAAAGGCTCCCTTTTCATACCCGAAAAGTTCGCTTTCAACCAGCTCTCTTGGGAGAGAAGCGCAATTAACTGCAACAAACGGCCCTTTGGCACGTTTACTGTAATTATGTATTGCCTGGGCAAACAACTCCTTCCCCGTCCCGCTCTCTCCTTCAATAAGGATATTACAGTCACTCAGTGCGGCTCTTTTCGCCGATTCTATAATCCTCTTCATCTCTTCATTCCTTGTCATAATATCCTCAAATCTGTAAGTTGCTTTATATCCTACTACCCTATTCACAACGTTGTGAATATACTTGGTTTCTCTAAAGGTTATGACCATCCCTATAGTTCTTTTATTAGCTATCACAGGAACCGCATTTACGCTGCACGCTATTCTTTTATTTTTCACATAAAAATTGCAATCTATGTCATAATAAGGTTTCCCTGATTTTAAAACGGCATTAACGAGATTCACATCCCGCAGCAAATCTTTAATATCTGCTCTTAAGATTTCCTCTAACGCAAGACCTAAAATATTTGCCGCCATATCATTTGCCTTTTTCACCTGTAAATTTTCATCCGTTATTATCATGCCTTCGGATATTGAGTCAAAAGTAGCATTTATAAGTTTATGCGATCTCATTAAAGCCAGCTGTTTTTCTATGGAATAAGCACCAGCCAGAACTATACCTAGGGTATGAGAATGAGCTTTATAACAGCTCCCCGACATATCCAGGCATCCTATGATATTGCCATCCTCATCATGGATGGGCGCCGCAGAGCATGTCCAGGAATGATGCGTTATACAGTAGTGTTCCGCACCTATAACCTGTACAGGTTTATCTGTAAATAAAGAAGTTCCTATGGCATTTGTCCCAACTGCTTTTTCCGTCCACAGCGCACCCTTTACGAAGTTTAGTTCAACGGCCCTTTCCATAACCTCTTCGTCTCCAATGACATCTATCAGGTAACCATCTTTATCTACAAGAATTATTACGAAACCCGAACCAGCCACCATACTATAAATGTTTTCCATTATTGGATGGGCTATATAAATCAATTCCTCGTTCTCCTTTGTCCGGAGCTCTAGTAAATCATTACTTAAAACCTTTCCAACTCCTCCCATGGGATCTACTCCAAATTTTTTGCATCTTTTCCACGATTCTGCAATTATTGGTTTTATAAATGGATTCAGATTTCCGTTTTCTACGAAATCTCTCCAGGCCTTTTTAATAAATTTCAGGTAATTTTCCAAAACATTCACCTCTTTATGAGGCGCCGTATCTTATATATCTATCTCATTAATTTACTGTAATCTTAACTTTTCGTGCCATATTTTGTCTTGTAAACGAAATGTTTTTCAAATAGATTCGAACTGACTATTTTTTACAAGGGGAAATTCCCCATTTTTGCGAAGATTTTTCCCCAGGCACCGGTGGGGAATTTTTATGTTAACTTAATTGCCTCATGAGTGATTGCCTCATCCGGTAACTTTGACCATCAAAGATCAACAGGTAACTGTGATGTATCAGCCGGTCAATCATTGCTGCTGTCATCTGCTCATCGTAGAAAATGCCCGCCCAGCGGCTGAATTCCAGGTTAGTGGTAATTACTACACTGCGACGTTCATAGCAGTCCAAAATCACCTGAAACAGTAGCTGCGCCCCTTCGCGGTCCAAAGGAACATAGCCCCATTCGTCGCAAATTAGAAGATCCGGTTTGGAAAGCTGTTTCAGTAACCCGGAAAGTTCACCTCCCTTCCTGGCTTCTACCAGCCGGTTTACCAGTGCTGCAGTGCGGAAAAACTTTACGCTGAATCCTTTTTTACAGGCCTCCACACCGATGGCGGTGGCAAGATGGGTTTTGCCGGTTCCCACGTTGCCGTAAAGGATCAGGTTTTTCTTTTCTTCGAAAAATTTGCATTCTTTTAGGTCCTGCGGTGTAAGCCCCTGCGGCAGCTTGATTTCATCGAATATGTAGTCGGCAAAGGTCTTTATCGTGTAAAAGCCTGCTTTTCAAAAGCCTGTCCTTTCGGCTTGCGTCTCTATGCTCCAGTTCTAATCTTAGCAGCTTTAGCAGGTATTCTTCATGGCTTTGAGCTTCGATCTTGTCGCAGTTTTCCACTAGATTGCGGCTGAGTTTTAATGCTTTACAGCAGGCGGCGATTTCGTTCTTCAGCATACATTGACACCGCCTTTCAGAGCAATAGCCCTTGAGCGCTTTGCCGCGTTCGCTTTTGCCTAAGCCGTCCAGGTATTCCCGGAGTGGATCCGGCAGCATGCTGTATATTCCCGAATACTTAAGGGCTCCAGGACAGCGGGAAAGCTGAGTGAGGTAGGGTAGCCAATCCATGCTTTCTTGCTTGTTGTCCCCGTAAAGCCGCTGGTGGCGTACGATTTCCCGGTGGCTTTCATCCAGCGGTATGACCTCATGGGCTGTTATCTTTACCAGCACCCGGCTGTTGGCGTATTTGGGGGCGGTAGAGTAGAGGTGCTTTCCGCCATTTAAACCGAATTTGGCGTAGGCGTTGGTTTTGACTGTTATGTAAGGTGCATGTCCTGGTGGCATAATCGTAAAAGTCCCAGGTTAAAATCCTCCAGCCTTTCAAACCTGGAGACCGGGACCAGAAGGTTGCGCCGGTGGTATCCGACCTTGTTTTCCACATTTCCCTTTTCGTGGCCGGAAGCAGGGTTACAGAATACCGCCTCAAAACCATAGTGCTGCTTGAATCTCAGGAAGGCGTCGGTTAGTTTGCGCTCGCCATTTTTCAAGAGTTTCACAATAGTGCTGGCGTTATCGAACCATAGCTTATGAGGCACTCCACCAATATGTTCAAATATGTCCTTCAGCCCCTGAAACAGGCATTCCTGATTTTTTCCCTTGAAAAGCTGGGTATAGCCCGCGTTACTGTAGGGAAACGGCAGGTTCAGATAAAAGCCGTGGTACAACAGCATTCCATTTTCGTAAAAATCGGCTTCGCCGAAATCTACCTGTGCTTCACCGGGGATATGTTCTAGCGGCAGACGGCAGGAGTTGTCCTGATACAATTCTTTTTTTCTCATGGTTACGTAACCTGCTACGGTGCGGTAAGAACAGTTAAACTGATCTTGGTATTTTTCACAGAGCCTGTCGTAAATCCTTTTGGCGGTATGCCGCTGCTTTTTGCGGGCTTTTTTTATCTTCTTCAAGCCATTGGTCTATATCCGCCTTGAAAGGGTCGAGTTTTGGGAAGGTATTTTTAACTTCTTCAACTTTAACCCTGGTGTTCCAGTCCTCTTGATAGATACACTCGCGTATCGTTTTTCGGGCTTTTTGGAACTCCCGGGCTATCTCACTGATATTTTGCCCTTTGACAAAGAATGCTTTTCTGATATTATCAATTTGGGTCATTGTGAGCATCCTCCATTCCTCCCTTGCAGTTAAGTTGTCCCTAACTACAAGGGTAAAGGTTTTTAGGGGTGCCTGCAATGACCTTTACAAATTTGGGGATTTTTGAGTTGCAAAATGAACTGCCCCCTGTCAAGTAGACAGTGGAAATAATATAAAATCTATTTAAAGCACCAATCAAAAATGGTTGGTGCTTTCTTTATGCTGCATACCGGCAAGATAGTTGCGATACTCAATTGGCGTCATGCATTTTAAACGTTTCTGATATCTCCTTGTATTGTAGTAATCTATGTATTCCTCAATCGCTTTTTTCAAGCTATCATAGTCATCAAACTTATGTAAGTAATACATCTCCGATTTCAGAATTCCCCAGAATCCCTCCATAGGGCCATTATCTATGCAGCGGCCTACCCTAGACATACTCTGGGTCATTCCTGCCTTATCCAGTTTTGACTTAAAGGTTTTATTGGTATATTGGAAGCCACGGTCACTATGGAAGATGGGTTTTGCATCAGGATGGCTAGCAACTGCCAAATCAAAAGTCTCAAACACAAGTGCATTGTTGTTTGAATGGCCAATAACGTAAGATACTATGCTTCTATCTGCAAGG
The DNA window shown above is from Thermosediminibacter oceani DSM 16646 and carries:
- the pdhA gene encoding pyruvate dehydrogenase (acetyl-transferring) E1 component subunit alpha; translation: MDLTKELLLDMYTKMNKIRKFEEKVSELFARGKILGFVHLYIGEEATAVGVCENLTDKDYITSTHRGHGHLIAKGGDLKFMMAELFGKATGYCKGKGGSMHIADVQKGILGANGIVGGGLPIAVGAGLSAKLRRTDQVAVCFFGDGASNEGTFHEALNMASIWKLPVVFVCENNLYGISMRQDRHQAIADIADRAIAYGFPGVTVDGNDVLAVYEAAREAVKRAREGAGPTLIECKTYRWRGHFEGDPTVYRPKEEVEEWVARDPIPRLARYILDNNIVTEEELKEIECNIIRELEEAVRFAEESPYPEETSAVEDIYTDLVEEGRIR
- a CDS encoding Lin0512 family protein, whose translation is MKKYEYEKGGSFIRRFVIEFGYGVDLHGQDVNNAAKKAVKDAISHSCLCGLAEILNLDNLDDVIVEVTVAVSRPEEIDEDAIKELLPIGKKSVKAVEGGMRVSGLNLAQFGDINDSIEVAVACVTVGIE
- a CDS encoding sigma-54-dependent Fis family transcriptional regulator translates to MENYLKFIKKAWRDFVENGNLNPFIKPIIAESWKRCKKFGVDPMGGVGKVLSNDLLELRTKENEELIYIAHPIMENIYSMVAGSGFVIILVDKDGYLIDVIGDEEVMERAVELNFVKGALWTEKAVGTNAIGTSLFTDKPVQVIGAEHYCITHHSWTCSAAPIHDEDGNIIGCLDMSGSCYKAHSHTLGIVLAGAYSIEKQLALMRSHKLINATFDSISEGMIITDENLQVKKANDMAANILGLALEEILRADIKDLLRDVNLVNAVLKSGKPYYDIDCNFYVKNKRIACSVNAVPVIANKRTIGMVITFRETKYIHNVVNRVVGYKATYRFEDIMTRNEEMKRIIESAKRAALSDCNILIEGESGTGKELFAQAIHNYSKRAKGPFVAVNCASLPRELVESELFGYEKGAFTGALKEGHPGKFELADGGTIFLDEIGELPLDLQSKLLRVLDNKRITRIGGTHEKRLNVRIIAATNRNLREEVERKNFRGDLYYRLNVINIKLPRLVDRKEDIELLAHYFIDRLNHKNAAHPKMLSKEYIKKLKNYDWPGNVRELQNAIERSYYLCEGDVITEEYLPDNILRSAKMGKINLDAILPFETLERENVKNALLNCKGNVKRAAELLNISRATMYRKIRKYNIDLKSIKMNQNEIFD